The proteins below are encoded in one region of Drosophila santomea strain STO CAGO 1482 chromosome 2R, Prin_Dsan_1.1, whole genome shotgun sequence:
- the LOC120444489 gene encoding uncharacterized protein LOC120444489: MPKEDAEPSASGLAVAANPNDAPPAENANHKESDACASASASVSASASASSASTTPPPAQDDAEEAELLERMRGDAVGNTMFSSRFILKTVMKLVELQPESSLDQQLEDDLCKVWDMSVSPEVVTLLLENEAIDPIMYSLVAGCEDVRLYEILIGLLGNMCAQVECAELLTCNHGTMETLFKLTNCMDTAMLIQLMRLFQYIMAHVLSGKEQFAVDWYICFAAFENSAQNLGRILQQSVSDELLVAALKATNAVLASCALVEEENAKSTLNLKPFAKVFLVPELCDGVNSAFLRLMRDDQAKLADEEAGEENEDADVPAAQDSDEDADVGYDSCGPKITCDVEIIQTYLNICTILVQLPEAQASMDVYAPSIVSCLARILQFLQQPLQLIPLGERQEEYLEDLAHIWSRLKYFYHKEAFSNLLELWYRLKQHIDNYTGSDPEANDFEEDEEEEDDAPKEQYVENAFKLLRLLACMVIKAENSDLQEIGDEKVQLFVSALKAGKEDAIFSRALECLNDKVAKESGQA; the protein is encoded by the exons ATGCCCAAGGAAGACGCGGAGCCATCGGCGAGTGGCCTTGCAGTGGCTGCCAACCCGAACGATGCGCCACCCGCCGAAAATGCGAATCACAAGGAAAGCGACGCCTGcgcctctgcctctgcctctgtcTCCGCCTCTGCCAGCGCCAGTAGCGCCTCGACCACGCCCCCGCCCGCCCAGGATGACGCCGAGGAGGCGGAGCTGCTGGAGCGGATGCGCGGCGATGCAGTCGGCAACACGATGTTCAGCAGTCGGTTCATTCTGAAGACAGTTATGAAGCTGGTGGAGCTGCAGCCGGAATCATCGCTGGACCAGCAGCTGGAGGATGACCTGTGCAAAGTGTGGGACATGTCGGTGTCGCCCGAAGTGGTCACATTGCTGCTGGAGAACGAGGCCATTGATCCGATTATGTACTCACTGGTGGCGGGCTGTGAAGATGTGCGGCTCTACGAGATTCTCATCGGCCTGCTGGGCAACATGTGCGCCCAGGTGGAGTGCGCCGAGCTATTGACCTGTAATCACGGCACTATGGAAACCCTGTTCAAGCTGACCAACTGCATGGACACCGCCATGTTGATACAGCTGATGCGACTCTTTCAGTACATCATGGCCCATGTGCTTAGCGGCAAGGAGCAGTTTGCTGTGGACTGGTACATCTGCTTTGCCGCCTTTGAAAACTCCGCCCAGAATCTGGGCAGGATCTTGCAACAGTCCGTTAGCGATGAACTGCTAGTAGCAGCATTGAAGGCCACAAATGCTGTGCTGGCCAGTTGCGCCTTGGTGGAGGAGGAAAACGCAAAGTCCACCTTGAATCTGAAGCCCTTTGCGAAGGTCTTTCTAGTGCCAGAACTCTGCGATGGGGTCAATAGCGCGTTTCTGCGACTCATGCGCGACGATCAGGCAAAGTTGGCCGACGAGGAAGCTGGCGAGGAGAACGAAGATGCAGATGTGCCAGCCGCCCAGGACAGTGATGAGGATGCCGATGTCGGCTACGATTCGTGCGGACCGAAAATAACCTGTGATGTGGAGATCATACAAACCTACCTCAATATATGCACCATTCTGGTCCAACTACCAGAGGCGCAGGCATCCATGGATGTGTATGCGCCCAGTATAGTCAGTTGTCTGGCGCGAATACTGCAGTTTTTGCAGCAGCCTCTGCAACTCATTCCATTAGGCGAACGGCAGGAGGAGTATCTGGAGGATCTGGCGCACATATGGAGC CGCCTGAAGTACTTCTATCACAAGGAGGCCTTCTCAAATCTTTTGGAATTATGGTATAGACTTAAAcagcacattgacaactacaCAGGAAGTGATCCAGAGGCCAATGATTTCGAAGAGgacgaagaggaggaggatgacGCTCCAAAGGAGCAGTATGTGGAGAACGCCTTCAAGCTGCTGCGCCTGTTAGCTTGTATGGTGATAAAAGCGGAAAACTCGGATCTCCAAGAGATTGGCGATGAGAAGGTGCAGCTGTTTGTGTCTGCACTCAAAGCCGGAAAAGAAGATGCTATTTTCTCAAGGGCGCTCGAATGCCTGAACGACAAAGTGGCTAAGGAGTCGGGCCAAGCCTAA
- the LOC120444493 gene encoding V-type proton ATPase subunit D 1, which yields MSGKDRLPIFPSRGAQMLMKARLAGAQKGHGLLKKKADALQMRFRLILGKIIETKTLMGDVMKEAAFSLAEAKFTSGDINQVVLQNVTKAQIKIRTKKDNVAGVTLPVFESYQDGSDTYELAGLARGGQQLAKLKKNYQSAVKLLVELASLQTSFVTLDEVIKITNRRVNAIEHVIIPRIDRTLAYIISELDELEREEFYRLKKIQDKKREARIKADAKKAELLQQGIDVRQQANILDEGDDDVLF from the coding sequence atgtCCGGAAAAGATAGGCTACCGATTTTCCCGTCCCGTGGTGCCCAGATGTTGATGAAGGCCCGTCTGGCTGGCGCCCAGAAAGGTCACGGTTTGCTCAAGAAGAAGGCGGATGCCCTCCAGATGCGATTCCGTCTGATTCTGGGCAAGATCATCGAGACTAAGACCCTGATGGGTGATGTTATGAAAGAGGCCGCCTTCTCGCTGGCGGAGGCCAAATTCACGTCTGGCGACATCAACCAGGTGGTGCTGCAGAACGTCACCAAGGCCCAGATCAAGATCCGCACCAAGAAGGACAACGTGGCTGGTGTTACACTTCCCGTTTTCGAGTCCTACCAGGACGGATCCGACACCTACGAACTGGCCGGTCTTGCCCGTGGTGGTCAGCAACTGGCCAAGCTAAAGAAGAACTACCAGAGCGCCGTTAAACTGCTCGTGGAGCTGGCCTCGCTGCAGACCTCATTCGTCACCCTGGACGAGGTGATCAAGATCACCAACCGCCGTGTGAACGCCATTGAGCATGTGATCATCCCCCGAATCGATAGGACTCTGGCCTACATCATCTCCGAGTTGGACGAGCTGGAGCGTGAGGAGTTCTACCGACTGAAGAAGATTCAGGACAAGAAGCGCGAGGCTCGCATCAAGGCCGATGCCAAGAAGGCGGAGTTGCTTCAGCAGGGCATCGATGTGCGCCAGCAGGCCAATATCCTGGATGAGGGCGATGACGATGTGCTATTCTAA
- the LOC120444492 gene encoding protein FAM185A, translating to MLLQRAWLPHLNNHLRQYAKQSRAHTKPVMAVSKRMVHQEILHYVNPFARINVKSDVFLRIQPADVHQYTSGDVFIAQLVGGQVKNSNVSLDVKVADEDKVVNVVVKKLTEQASQFECHLHIPVRSDVSVDAKGSVRVEGVQSELLQVKAKEGILTKNIKATHINLYSENGNINCMGTLLGKVTQIESHNGNISMDKLQGDSLNCSTKAGSIVTDCCYVENSKFQTQTGRLELKNVHKSSQVHVHQSAELNMTGVHGNLQITTKGGSLNVQLSELVGSNKIDAENLLEEAIIHISQAIEQDLHIEVTAPEVKLETELKHVAHALNESKNKFVLSNPNTNRLEVSSTGTKGVRLGKQSWSDMMRNKLQAIGTDLP from the exons ATGCTGCTGCAACGCGCCTGGTTGCCACATTTAAACAACCACCTGCGCCAATACGCAAAGCAGTCCCGTGCCCACACGAAACCAGTCATGGCCGTGAGCAAGCGGATGGTCCATCAGGAGATCCTGCATTATGTAAATCCCTTTGCCAGGATCAATGTAAAGTCCGATGTTTTCCTGCGCATCCAGCCCGCGGATGTGCATCAGTACACCAGCGGGGATGTGTTCATCGCCCAACTGGTTGGCGGTCAAGTCAAGAACTCGAATGTCTCTCTTGATGTGAAGGTGGCCGATGAGGACAAGGTGGTCAATGTGGTGGTTAAAAAACTGACGGAGCAGGCTTCACAGTTTGAGTGCCATCTGCATATTCCTGTGCGTTCCGATGTCTCTGTGGACGCAAAAGGTAGTGTGCGGGTGGAAGGAGTACAGAGTGAGCTCCTCCAAGTCAAAGCAAAGGAAGGCATCCTTACCAAAAATATCAAGGCCACCCATATAAACTTGTACAGTGAAAATGGCAACATCAATTGCATGGGCACACTGCTGGGCAAGGTTACCCAAATAGAGTCACACAATGGG AATATTTCGATGGATAAGTTGCAAGGAGACAGCTTGAATTGTTCCACCAAAGCTGGCAGCATTGTAACTGACTGTTGTTATGTGGAAAACTCAAAGTTTCAGACGCAGACTGGGCGCCTGGAGCTCAAGAATGTCCACAAGAGCAGCCAAGTGCACGTCCATCAGTCGGCGGAACTCAATATGA CTGGAGTACATGGCAATCTTCAAATAACCACCAAAGGAGGCAGCCTAAATGTCCAACTATCTGAGCTAGTGGGGAGCAACAAAATCGACGCTGAGAACTTGTTAGAAGAGGCTATTATACACATATCCCAAGCCATAGAGCAGGATCTTCACATCGAGGTAACAGCTCCTGAAGTGAAATTGGAAACAGAACTGAAGCATGTAGCCCATGCTCTAAACGagagcaaaaacaaattcGTGCTAAGCAATCCAAATACAAATCGTCTGGAAGTAAGCAGCACAGGCACCAAGGGCGTGCGCCTGGGAAAACAGTCATGGAGCGATATGATGCGCAATAAGTTGCAGGCCATTGGTACCGATTTACCTTAG
- the LOC120446487 gene encoding nose resistant to fluoxetine protein 6: METHWRSVLIISIWTLVATADAAVNESTLRRHRFEYGFLNGSLEFSTEVISADSRGKDGSAIQSPHEQHLTRSSVIFGLTKVANESNVSPSCHAHLKQVQRGILSRQPWAMKVLDASGSKPSGFVFGQNYWLGSRDGCEGVRRPVGITLSRNYERVMHYSILTQGAPFGMDYRVIYMRHRSPWQVEIKVMSEQVLHIGLCLPSSCGSEEVKQLARDYVAGDSFAEDDMFDMKPEVLYMKDLQLSERFYQRLSFRLVVAAILVTGALMLCAQQVRVAKNADEPETGLAPVESELWQALDTLLKWQPFQNFVSCFDVANNWRKLSAMRENQPGEIPIMNGLRSVCAIWILIFHVVWYMYFTVHNKTVLLSYAEHVFFQYVSTAPLLVDVFFTISGFLQTYNFLRNEKQLEAVRRKGLWGNVKLFGKLLFHRYLRLGPLYLVVMGSVDLAYAYIGDVSVFHINERNDELCQQHWWRNLLFIQNLFDHREMCANWSWSLACDMQFFLLANIVLFIYAKRPKLAKVITLTGLMATITWSYGIGIAKNFEFSFDSTYATGTQIYTSPFVRVLPYIVGAIAAWFYQEQQFQVSELSERRIRRWWHLSLKVFVGCIYSTVKRDLGYLITISLFVLGRVLFSLTVCWMIVGSASGTGVWWSRLLEAKVFQHLNRLSYGIYLLNPLVIALVYSLTSTSSAVDPFLLSVICCGFTMTVYLASIVFSLAFELPYSNLSSLLLKGKPKTS; the protein is encoded by the exons ATGGAAACCCACTGGAGATCGGTCTTGATCATCAGCATCTGGACTTTAGTGGCGACTGCAGACGCAGCCGTGAATGAGTCCACTTTACGACGGCATCGCTTTGAATACGGATTTCTCAATGGCAGTCTGGAATTTTCCACGGAAGTTATCTCTGCTGATAGCCGGGGAAAGGATGGATCTGCCATCCAATCCCCGCATGAGCAGCATCTCACCAGGAGCTCCGTCATCTTCGGGCTGACCAAAGTGGCCAACGAGAGCAATGTGAGTcccagctgccacgcccacttgaAGCAAGTTCAGCGCGGAATCCTCAGCAGGCAGCCATGGGCCATGAAGG TTCTGGATGCTTCAGGAAGCAAGCCATCCGGCTTCGTTTTTGGCCAGAACTACTGGCTGGGCAGTCGGGATGGATGTGAAGGTGTCCGACGGCCGGTGGGCATCACGTTGTCGCGGAACTACGAGCGCGTGATGCACTACAGCATCCTGACGCAAGGAGCGCCCTTTGGCATGGACTACCGGGTGATATACATGCGCCACCGCTCGCCGTGGCAGGTGGAGATCAAGGTGATGTCCGAGCAGGTGCTGCACATTGGCCTGTGCCTGCCCAGCTCCTGTGGCTCCGAGGAGGTGAAGCAGCTGGCCAGGGATTATGTGGCCGGCGATTCGTTCGCCGAGGATGACATGTTCGACATGAAGCCGGAGGTGCTCTACATGAAGGATCTGCAGCTGAGCGAACGCTTCTACCAGAGGCTTAGCTTCCGTCTGGTGGTGGCCGCCATCCTGGTTACCGGCGCCCTCATGCTTTGCGCCCAGCAAGTTCGCGTGGCCAAGAATGCCGATGAGCCGGAAACGGGCCTGGCTCCGGTGGAATCGGAGCTGTGGCAGGCATTGGACACGCTCTTGAAGTGGCAGCCTTTTCAGAACTTCGTGTCCTGCTTCGATGTGGCCAATAACTGGAGGAAGCTGTCCGCCATGAGGGAGAACCAGCCGGGCGAGATACCCATCATGAATGGCCTGCGTTCCGTGTGTGCCATCTGGATCCTGATCTTCCATGTGGTGTGGTACATGTACTTCACGGTGCACAACAAAACGGTGCTGCTCTCCTACGCGGAGCATGTCTTCTTCCAGTACGTCTCCACAGCTCCCCTTCTCGTGGATGTCTTCTTTACCATCAG TGGCTTCTTGCAAACGTACAACTTCCTGAGAAACGAGAAGCAGCTGGAGGCAGTGCGTCGCAAGGGCCTGTGGGGCAATGTGAAGCTCTTTGGCAAGCTGCTGTTCCATCGCTACCTGAGATTGGGTCCCCTCTACCTGGTGGTGATGGGCAGCGTGGACCTGGCCTACGCCTACATCGGCGATGTGTCCGTTTTCCACATCAACGAGAGAAACGACGAGCTGTGCCAACAGCACTGGTGGCGGAACCTGCTCTTCATCCAGAACCTCTTCGATCACCGCGAGATGTGCGCCAATTGGAGTTGGAGCCTCGCCTGCGACATGCAGTTCTTCCTGCTGGCAAACATCGTGCTCTTCATCTACGCCAA GCGTCCAAAGCTGGCCAAGGTAATCACGCTTACTGGTCTAATGGCCACCATAACCTGGTCCTATGGCATCGGGATTGCCAAGAACTTCGAGTTCTCCTTCGACTCCACCTACGCGACTGGCACCCAGATATACACGAGTCCCTTTGTGAGGGTGTTGCCCTACATCGTGGGAGCAATAGCTGCCTGGTTCTACCAGGAGCAGCAATTCCAAGTGAGCGAGCTGAGTGAACGCCGGATACGCCGGTGGTGGCACTTAAGTCTCAAGGTGTTCGTGGGCTGCATATACTCCACCGTGAAGCGGGATCTGGGCTACCTTATCACCATATCACTGTTTGTTCTGGGTCGCGTTCTGTTTTCCCTCACCGTTTGCTGGATGATCGTGGGCAGTGCATCGGGAACTGGTGTGTGGTGGTCGCGTCTGCTGGAGGCCAAGGTCTTTCAGCATCTGAACCGCCTGTCCTACGGCATATATCTATTGAATCCGCTGGTAATTGCCCTCGTTTACAGTCTCACCAGTACGAGTTCTGCAGTTGATCCTTTTCTGCTG AGTGTTATCTGCTGCGGCTTTACGATGACCGTTTATCTGGCCTCCATCGTCTTTTCGCTGGCTTTTGAGCTGCCCTACAGCAATCTGTCCAGTTTGCTGCTCaagggaaaaccaaaaacctcATAA